Proteins found in one Salvia splendens isolate huo1 chromosome 10, SspV2, whole genome shotgun sequence genomic segment:
- the LOC121750777 gene encoding protein CASPARIAN STRIP INTEGRITY FACTOR 1-like yields MSYKKISLLFLIISAALFSTSFAGRVRKSVLSNIVSTSYEDLESWEAVRHDEESEIHGRVLKVKTNDYGRYDPSPSFVKPPFKLIPN; encoded by the exons ATGAGCTACAAGAAAATCAGCCTccttttcctcatcatttctgCAGCTCTTTTTTCCACTTCTTTTGCAG GCCGAGTTCGTAAATCGGTGTTGTCAAATATAGTGAGCACAAGTTATGAG GATTTGGAATCGTGGGAGGCAGTAAGGCACGATGAAGAGAGTGAGATTCATGGAAGAGTTCTAAAAGTGAAAACAAATGATTATGGAAGATATGATCCTTCGCCTTCTTTCGTCAAGCCTCCTTTCAAACTCATTCCTAACTAA
- the LOC121753005 gene encoding uncharacterized protein LOC121753005: protein MGAACCVIAKDRTITDGSPGDSLHRHIRYSPTWSFRWDNRGRVAGEETHGNWPHDGGCPDDRIEVKSGTTVETAFASEEGSPIDSFRSVVWQKSPISEGNDGMLRLPSSDQAMPQNIVEVKESTDSLSVSYPSPTKLSPSVPSVSSMSASPVSYQSPLPPPSSTPSRRHHRSPGRRLLRQVSDSRVPEYKSPTFSISEEPSIFMPPGWGNGSSSRGSNGGSSDSWSVPAFSELMSTRRERWSFDSEISGFSRDKISRTSGRDSGSSCSDLQTCGICMKLCTQRSSWGWSNQTMVSTNELSVVSVLNCGHVYHAECLESMTPEINKYDPACPVCTFGEKRVLKMSEKALKAELDSKARKRSRKRVVDSDLSSEIMFGCHKSGGLDGRGPKMSSSSSMKSSAGKPFLKWHFSFGSKISRSMSANQSAPRRSFFWTRPSKG from the exons ATGGGGGCTGCTTGCTGTGTTATTGCTAAGGACAGAACTATTACAGATGGATCACCTGGTGACTCTTTGCATAGGCATATCCGCTATTCTCCAACCTGGAGCTTTCGATGGGATAATCGTGGGCGGGTAGCTGGGGAAGAGACACATGGGAATTGGCCCCATGATGGTGGTTGTCCCGATGATAGAATAGAAGTCAAATCTGGTACTACAGTTGAAACTGCATTTGCTTCTGAGGAGGGTAGTCCAATTGATAGTTTCCGATCGGTTGTGTGGCAAAAGTCCCCAATATCTGAAGGAAATGATGGAATGTTAAGACTTCCATCATCTG ATCAAGCTATGCCACAGAATATTGTAGAG GTGAAGGAGTCAACAGACTCATTATCTGTATCATACCCATCACCAACAAAGCTATCCCCTTCAGTGCCTTCTGTTTCATCAATGTCAGCATCTCCTGTGTCTTACCAGAGCCCCCTGCCTCCTCCGAGCTCGACTCCTTCAAGACGGCATCATCGATCTCCGGGACGTCGGTTATTACGGCAAGTATCTGATAGCAGAGTTCCTGAGTACAAGTCGCCCACATTCTCAATATCTGAAGAGCCGTCTATATTTATGCCCCCTGGTTGGGGCAACGGATCATCATCTAGGGGTTCTAATGGAGGTTCTTCAGATAGTTGGTCAGTCCCTGCCTTCTCTGAGCTCATGAGTACTCGTAGGGAGAGGTGGTCTTTTGATAGCGAAATATCAGGCTTCAGCCGAGATAAAATTTCCAGAACAAGTGGTCGTGATTCAGGATCTTCTTGTTCTGATCTTCAAACTTGTGGCATTTGTATGAAGCTTTGTACCCAGAGATCCTCTTGGGGATGGAGCAATCAAACGATGGTATCCACCAACGAACTTTCTGTGGtttctgttttaaattgtgGACATGTTTACCATGCTGAATGCTTGGAATCTATGACTCCTGAGATCAACAAGTATGACCCAGCTTGTCCGGTTTGTACTTTTGGGGAGAAACGGGTCTTGAAGATGTCGGAAAAGGCTTTGAAAGCCgaactggattcaaaagcaagaAAACGCTCTAGGAAACGCGTCGTTGACAGTGATTTGAGTAGTGAAATTATGTTTGGTTGTCATAAAAGTGGTGGACTTGATGGAAGGGGTCCGAAGATGAGCTCAAGTTCTAGCATGAAGAGCTCGGCCGGAAAGCCTTTCTTGAAATGGCATTTCTCATTCGGCTCCAAAATAAGTAGATCGATGTCTGCAAATCAATCTGCACCTAGGAGGAGCTTTTTCTGGACAAGACCTAGCAAGGGCTGA
- the LOC121751582 gene encoding late embryogenesis abundant protein-like, whose product MADLRDEHGNPIQLADQLGKPVQLTDEHGNPMHITGAATTHSGASALHVPPVPVAEPLHAPPPEPQHQSLHEQLRRSGSSSSSSSEDDGQGGRRKKKGVKEKIKETFSGGKHEDSMATTTVPGHEKKGIMEKIKEKLPGHHHNP is encoded by the exons ATGGCGGATTTGCGCGACGAGCACGGCAACCCGATCCAGCTAGCGGACCAGTTAGGCAAACCGGTTCAGCTCACCGACGAGCACGGCAACCCCATGCACATCACCGGCGCTGCCACCACCCACAGCGGCGCCTCTGCCTTGCACGTGCCTCCAGTTCCGGTGGCTGAGCCGCTTCACGCTCCACCGCCGGAGCCTCAGCATCAGTCTCTGCACGAGCAATTACGTCGCTCCGGCAGCTCCAGCTCTAGCTCG TCAGAGGATGATGGGCAAGGggggagaaggaagaagaaagggGTGAAAGAGAAGATAAAGGAGACCTTTAGCGGAGGGAAGCACGAAGACTCGATGGCAACGACGACTGTGCCAGGGCACGAGAAGAAGGGTATAATGGAGAAGATCAAGGAGAAGCTCCCCGGCCACCACCACAATCCCTAA